One window of Akkermansia biwaensis genomic DNA carries:
- a CDS encoding efflux RND transporter permease subunit — translation MGGQNAILIVEFANLEMQRDKGLMEVPPAIALLSLRPILMASLVSIPGRISLMISSGYGALTWKRQRYSGRHRHGGTGGPFADLVFLCIRHESVPYQLLPE, via the coding sequence GTGGGCGGCCAAAATGCCATCCTGATCGTGGAATTTGCCAATCTGGAAATGCAGCGCGACAAAGGCCTGATGGAAGTCCCTCCGGCGATCGCCCTTCTGAGCCTGAGGCCCATTCTGATGGCTTCCCTGGTTTCCATTCCGGGCCGCATTTCGCTGATGATCTCCTCCGGTTACGGAGCGCTGACATGGAAACGCCAACGGTACAGTGGTCGTCATCGGCATGGGGGTACAGGTGGGCCTTTTGCTGATCTCGTGTTTTTATGTATTCGTCATGAATCTGTTCCGTATCAACTTCTCCCTGAATGA